Proteins from a single region of Undibacterium sp. KW1:
- a CDS encoding dTDP-4-dehydrorhamnose 3,5-epimerase family protein, which translates to MMKLSASGRFEILSTPLDSLHLLQRKVMGDQRGYFQRMFCATDLAGLGWYEPIAQVNHTYTSVKGSIRGMHLQLPPSAEMKLITCMKGEVWDVAVDLRADSATFLQWHAVLLSQANQRSYLIPAGFAHGFQTLSDEVEMLYCHSKPYVPADEMGLNPFDARLAIEWPLGATEMSDKDRDWPMLSKEFQGVIV; encoded by the coding sequence ATGATGAAGCTCTCAGCCTCAGGCCGTTTCGAAATTTTATCGACGCCTCTGGATAGTCTGCACCTGCTGCAAAGAAAAGTGATGGGTGATCAGCGCGGTTATTTTCAACGCATGTTTTGTGCAACGGATTTGGCCGGGTTGGGTTGGTATGAACCTATAGCGCAGGTAAATCATACCTATACCTCAGTAAAGGGGTCTATACGTGGCATGCACCTGCAATTGCCCCCCAGTGCAGAAATGAAATTAATCACTTGCATGAAAGGCGAGGTCTGGGATGTAGCCGTAGATTTGCGCGCTGATTCAGCCACTTTCTTGCAATGGCATGCTGTGTTGTTGTCACAAGCGAATCAGCGCTCGTATTTAATACCTGCCGGTTTCGCCCATGGCTTTCAAACTCTGTCGGATGAGGTTGAAATGCTATATTGTCATAGCAAGCCTTACGTACCGGCAGATGAAATGGGGTTAAATCCATTTGATGCCCGGTTGGCAATAGAATGGCCTTTGGGGGCAACCGAGATGTCGGATAAAGACCGCGACTGGCCCATGTTAAGCAAAGAATTTCAAGGAGTGATTGTATGA
- a CDS encoding class I SAM-dependent methyltransferase, producing MKCRHCAHELTQTFLDLGSAPPSNAYLKPEALSQAEIWLPLKVMVCDACWLAQTLDFTGRENLFDADYAYFSSFSSSWLAHAKKFVETMRQELGLDSQSLVMEVAANDGYLLQYVQEAGIPCLGVEPTASTAAAARGKGINVIERFFGVELAKEILARGQRVDLSVANNVLAHVPDINDFVAGFSLVLSEQGVASFEFPHLLNMVEQNQFDTAYHEHYSYLSLHAVKTVFAKNGLHVFDVQEWPTHGGSLRVLAQRMDIRYREEKASVAQILQAEQAAGILNTGFYEAAQAKAESAKFALLEFLLNAKRNGKRVGAYGAAAKGNTLLNFSGVRPDLLPYVVDINTHKQGKFMPGSHIPIVDIQHLLADKPDFILILPWNLQAEIMQDLPQAKNWGAQFVVAIPQLTVL from the coding sequence ATGAAGTGCCGGCATTGCGCGCATGAGTTGACGCAAACCTTTCTCGATCTTGGTTCAGCACCGCCATCGAATGCCTATTTAAAACCAGAAGCCCTGAGCCAGGCAGAAATCTGGCTGCCTTTGAAAGTAATGGTTTGTGATGCTTGCTGGCTGGCACAAACCCTGGATTTTACCGGGCGTGAAAATTTATTTGATGCTGACTACGCCTACTTCAGTTCATTTTCTTCCAGCTGGCTGGCCCATGCGAAGAAATTTGTTGAAACGATGCGCCAGGAGCTGGGCTTGGATTCGCAAAGCCTGGTGATGGAAGTCGCGGCAAATGACGGGTATTTGCTGCAATATGTGCAGGAGGCCGGCATCCCCTGTTTGGGTGTGGAACCAACTGCCAGCACAGCTGCAGCAGCAAGGGGAAAAGGCATCAATGTCATAGAACGCTTTTTTGGTGTGGAGTTGGCGAAAGAGATACTGGCACGTGGTCAGCGCGTTGATTTATCGGTGGCAAATAATGTATTGGCGCATGTGCCTGACATCAATGATTTTGTCGCTGGCTTTAGCCTGGTCTTAAGCGAGCAAGGTGTCGCCAGTTTTGAATTCCCGCATTTGTTGAATATGGTGGAGCAAAACCAGTTTGATACTGCTTACCATGAACATTATTCTTATCTGTCACTGCATGCGGTCAAAACGGTGTTTGCAAAAAATGGTTTGCATGTATTTGATGTGCAGGAGTGGCCAACGCATGGCGGCAGCCTGCGTGTGCTTGCGCAGAGAATGGATATCAGATATCGCGAAGAAAAAGCCAGTGTCGCACAAATACTGCAAGCAGAGCAGGCAGCGGGTATTCTCAATACCGGCTTTTATGAGGCAGCACAGGCTAAGGCAGAATCTGCCAAGTTTGCATTGCTCGAGTTTTTGCTTAATGCAAAACGCAATGGCAAGCGCGTGGGTGCTTATGGCGCTGCTGCCAAAGGCAATACCTTGCTGAACTTTTCTGGTGTCCGGCCTGATCTCTTGCCGTATGTCGTGGATATCAACACCCATAAGCAAGGTAAATTCATGCCTGGCAGCCATATACCTATTGTTGATATTCAGCATTTACTGGCAGATAAGCCGGATTTCATCCTTATTTTGCCCTGGAATTTGCAGGCAGAAATCATGCAAGACCTCCCCCAGGCAAAAAACTGGGGTGCGCAGTTCGTCGTTGCGATTCCTCAATTAACGGTGTTGTAA
- a CDS encoding DapH/DapD/GlmU-related protein — protein sequence MIEIHPDARISKLADIEDSVRGTRIIIGAFSSIDSFVKFKPAGGVADVVIGERSVINSGCVLYTGNGILIGNDVAIAANCTFAPVNHAYHDKSRRINQQGFLPGKGGIIIEDDVWIGANCVILDGAILRQGCVIGAGSIVRSEVAAYSINVGNPLKQIGMRK from the coding sequence ATGATAGAGATACATCCTGACGCGCGAATTTCCAAACTAGCTGATATTGAAGATTCAGTCAGGGGGACGCGCATTATCATAGGTGCCTTTTCCAGCATAGACAGCTTTGTCAAATTCAAGCCTGCCGGTGGCGTGGCCGATGTTGTGATTGGTGAGCGCAGTGTCATCAATTCTGGCTGCGTCCTGTATACGGGAAACGGCATCTTGATAGGGAATGACGTCGCGATTGCCGCCAATTGTACTTTTGCGCCAGTCAATCATGCCTATCACGACAAAAGCCGGCGCATCAATCAACAAGGTTTCTTGCCTGGCAAAGGCGGTATCATCATTGAAGACGATGTCTGGATAGGGGCAAATTGCGTGATACTTGATGGTGCCATCTTGAGGCAGGGCTGTGTCATAGGTGCAGGTTCTATCGTCCGCTCTGAGGTTGCTGCGTACTCCATCAATGTTGGCAACCCCTTGAAGCAAATCGGGATGCGCAAATGA
- a CDS encoding NAD(P)-dependent oxidoreductase produces the protein MSEALRATLIGGKGFVGRHLHQALQAKGWDSYVAERDDPRLTTDDLGHVFYCAGLTADFRQRPYATVDAHVQLLSSILQHTRFASLTYLSSTRVYAGALNTQEDAALTVSAHLSGDLYNISKLMGESLCLHGGRNVRVVRLSNVYGTGMPEQNFLADILNAATKTKRVVFRSSPDSEKDYISITDVVRFLPIIATQGEIGIYNLARGRNTTHARIAALLEQFGVRCEFENHAPCISFPPISTLKLESLSGQPELDITSELPALFNHYTKKP, from the coding sequence ATGAGCGAGGCTTTGCGCGCAACCCTGATAGGTGGCAAGGGCTTTGTCGGGCGGCATCTGCATCAGGCTTTGCAAGCAAAGGGATGGGACAGTTATGTGGCAGAACGCGATGATCCGCGGCTGACGACGGATGACCTGGGCCATGTTTTTTATTGCGCTGGCCTGACGGCCGATTTTCGGCAACGTCCCTATGCCACAGTAGATGCCCATGTGCAGCTGCTATCAAGTATTTTGCAACATACTCGTTTTGCCAGCCTGACTTACTTGTCAAGTACCCGTGTTTACGCTGGTGCCCTAAATACACAAGAAGACGCAGCATTGACCGTCAGCGCTCACTTGTCTGGCGATTTATATAATATTTCCAAGCTCATGGGTGAAAGCCTGTGCCTGCATGGTGGTCGCAATGTGCGTGTAGTTCGTTTATCGAATGTGTATGGGACAGGGATGCCAGAGCAGAATTTCCTGGCCGATATCTTGAATGCCGCAACAAAAACGAAAAGGGTGGTATTTCGCAGCAGCCCTGATTCGGAAAAAGATTACATTTCCATCACAGATGTCGTGCGTTTTTTGCCCATAATTGCCACACAAGGCGAGATTGGCATATACAATTTAGCCAGGGGCAGGAATACTACGCATGCCAGAATCGCAGCATTGCTGGAACAGTTTGGCGTCCGTTGTGAATTCGAAAATCATGCGCCATGCATCAGTTTCCCGCCTATTTCCACATTAAAGCTGGAGTCCCTGTCCGGGCAGCCGGAATTGGATATAACAAGTGAATTACCAGCGCTTTTTAATCATTACACAAAAAAACCATGA
- a CDS encoding cephalosporin hydroxylase family protein, with amino-acid sequence MNPIKQFEAERDARIEQLGKDLEFQAQSRDWLEQSMRRQYVYNFSWLGRPIIQNPIDMMAMQELIWTVQPDLIIETGIAHGGSIIYSASLLELNAACGGNPDAKVIGIDIDIREHNKEAILQHPMSRRIQMLQGSSVASEIVDQVKAIAQGKQKVLVFLDSNHTHEHVLAELQAYAPLVTKDSYCVVFDTFVEDVPADVFDNRPWQPGNSPKTAVHEYLKTHPEFVIDKAMDYKLQITVAPDGFLKRIS; translated from the coding sequence ATGAATCCGATTAAACAATTTGAAGCAGAACGCGATGCCCGCATAGAGCAATTGGGCAAAGACCTTGAGTTCCAGGCGCAGTCCCGCGATTGGCTGGAACAAAGCATGCGTCGTCAGTATGTTTACAACTTTTCATGGTTGGGCCGACCCATCATACAAAACCCGATAGACATGATGGCGATGCAAGAGCTGATCTGGACGGTGCAGCCCGATCTCATCATAGAAACCGGTATTGCTCATGGCGGTTCTATTATTTACTCCGCTTCCTTGCTGGAGTTAAACGCTGCTTGCGGCGGTAATCCTGACGCTAAAGTTATTGGTATCGATATTGATATCCGCGAACACAATAAGGAAGCAATTCTGCAGCACCCTATGTCCAGGCGTATACAGATGCTGCAGGGATCAAGCGTCGCCAGTGAGATTGTGGACCAGGTGAAGGCCATTGCACAGGGTAAACAGAAAGTCCTGGTTTTCCTGGATTCCAACCATACCCACGAACATGTATTGGCTGAGTTGCAGGCTTACGCACCATTGGTAACGAAAGACAGTTATTGCGTCGTATTTGATACATTTGTAGAAGATGTGCCGGCAGACGTATTTGATAACCGCCCATGGCAGCCGGGAAATAGCCCGAAGACAGCAGTGCATGAATATCTGAAAACTCATCCGGAATTCGTGATAGACAAGGCTATGGACTATAAATTGCAGATTACCGTGGCACCTGACGGCTTCCTGAAACGGATCAGCTAA
- a CDS encoding GGDEF domain-containing protein, giving the protein MSKTPNNSQFKSPTDIARETFRQLAIQRIAPTPEAYRKLYNDIAGIPDTPVEAPPEVEATPVIPQAEILLANFANSLQISTGEMSTFGQRFSRAIKTGNWQDYGRGLTQLAERITAPPPTASNNISLVDPLPTPVASKSISLVDDGPVEDGRLRILKDLLYRTLTLALTSLLKPSPQLAEESESLGTAVKVAVNEGELNMIAGRLKQLCFQIELQSGDSAEQQELLLRLFDLLLTNIHDLLDNDNWLRGQIEVVQNLIAGPIDHRALQEATRSLKDVIYKQGVLKTSIDESKTSVKNMMTAFIDRLNAMADSTGAYQHKMGAYSQQLSTAKNVAEVSDLIRNILNETREVQSETLRSRDMIVAAQKEVSEAEARIKELENKLAHMSELVREDQLTGSLNRRGMDDVFEREADRSDRRNTPLCVALLDLDNFKKLNDTHGHAAGDEALVHLVRIVKQTLRSIDVVARYGGEEFVIIMPETQLEEAAQAMMRVQRELTKHFFTANDQRLFITFSAGVALRNPREPQEETIKRADKAMYEAKQSGKNRVIKAG; this is encoded by the coding sequence ATGTCGAAAACTCCAAATAATTCGCAGTTTAAAAGTCCTACAGATATTGCGCGCGAGACATTCAGACAATTGGCAATACAGCGCATTGCGCCAACACCAGAGGCCTACCGCAAACTCTATAATGATATAGCTGGTATTCCGGATACTCCGGTAGAAGCCCCGCCTGAAGTGGAGGCAACTCCAGTCATTCCGCAAGCCGAGATTTTACTTGCCAATTTTGCCAACAGCCTGCAGATTTCGACAGGTGAGATGTCCACTTTTGGGCAACGCTTCAGCCGTGCGATCAAAACTGGCAACTGGCAAGATTATGGCCGTGGCCTGACCCAACTGGCTGAACGTATTACGGCTCCGCCGCCAACTGCCTCGAATAACATCAGTCTCGTCGATCCGCTGCCAACGCCTGTTGCCAGCAAGAGCATCTCCCTGGTTGATGATGGCCCGGTTGAGGATGGCAGGTTGCGCATCCTCAAGGACTTACTATACCGCACCCTGACACTTGCCCTCACCTCGCTACTGAAACCTAGCCCGCAACTTGCCGAAGAGTCGGAAAGCCTGGGCACGGCGGTCAAGGTTGCGGTCAATGAAGGTGAGCTGAACATGATCGCTGGCAGACTCAAGCAATTGTGCTTTCAGATTGAACTGCAAAGCGGTGACAGCGCTGAACAACAGGAATTGCTGCTGCGCCTGTTCGACCTGCTGCTGACCAATATCCACGATCTGCTTGATAACGATAACTGGTTACGCGGCCAGATCGAGGTGGTACAAAATCTCATCGCGGGCCCGATTGATCACCGTGCCCTGCAAGAAGCCACGCGCAGCCTGAAAGATGTCATCTACAAGCAAGGCGTATTGAAAACCAGTATTGACGAGTCAAAAACCTCAGTCAAGAACATGATGACGGCATTTATCGACAGATTGAATGCCATGGCAGACAGCACCGGTGCCTATCAGCACAAAATGGGAGCGTATTCACAGCAATTAAGTACAGCCAAGAATGTTGCCGAGGTCAGCGATCTGATCAGGAATATCCTCAACGAAACCAGGGAAGTCCAGAGCGAAACCCTGCGCTCGCGTGACATGATAGTCGCCGCCCAAAAAGAGGTCAGCGAAGCAGAAGCACGCATCAAGGAACTGGAAAACAAGCTTGCCCACATGAGTGAACTGGTCAGGGAAGACCAGCTGACAGGCAGCCTGAACCGCAGGGGTATGGACGATGTATTTGAACGTGAAGCCGACAGGTCTGACCGTCGCAACACCCCACTTTGCGTAGCCCTGCTGGATCTTGATAACTTCAAAAAGCTCAACGACACCCATGGCCACGCCGCCGGTGATGAGGCGCTGGTTCACCTGGTACGTATTGTCAAGCAAACCCTGAGATCCATAGACGTGGTAGCACGCTACGGCGGTGAGGAATTTGTCATCATCATGCCAGAAACGCAGCTGGAAGAAGCTGCCCAGGCCATGATGCGCGTGCAAAGAGAACTGACCAAGCACTTCTTCACGGCCAATGATCAACGCTTGTTCATCACTTTCAGTGCGGGCGTTGCCTTGCGCAATCCACGCGAGCCACAAGAAGAAACCATCAAGCGTGCTGATAAGGCGATGTACGAGGCAAAACAGTCTGGCAAAAACCGCGTCATCAAGGCGGGCTGA
- a CDS encoding response regulator transcription factor translates to MTEKAAINVLVVDDHAVVREGIKSIVLTTTDMSIIAEAETGLEAIRLSRQLDFEVLLLDIALPDRNGIEVLKQIKSEKPHIAVLMFSIHREDQYAVRALKAGASGFLNKQCSSVQILEAIRQVARGLKYISTQLAQELANNLNQEHEDALHKTLSDREFQTMTLIASGKSVSDIAKELSLSVKTISEYRSRILLKMKLRHNAELTHYAIKNQLVD, encoded by the coding sequence ATGACAGAAAAAGCAGCAATCAATGTACTCGTCGTCGATGATCATGCCGTTGTGAGAGAGGGAATAAAAAGCATTGTCTTAACCACAACAGATATGTCCATCATCGCAGAGGCAGAAACCGGCCTGGAGGCAATACGCCTGAGCCGCCAGCTCGATTTTGAGGTCTTGTTGCTGGACATTGCCCTGCCAGACAGGAATGGCATAGAGGTTTTAAAGCAAATCAAGTCCGAAAAACCACATATCGCAGTCCTGATGTTCTCCATCCACAGAGAAGATCAGTATGCAGTCAGGGCATTGAAAGCCGGCGCCTCTGGTTTTCTGAACAAGCAATGCAGCAGCGTGCAAATCCTGGAAGCCATACGACAAGTCGCCCGTGGCTTGAAATACATCAGTACGCAACTTGCCCAGGAACTGGCAAACAACCTGAACCAGGAACATGAAGATGCACTGCACAAAACCCTGTCTGACCGTGAGTTCCAAACCATGACCCTGATCGCTTCAGGCAAGTCAGTTAGCGACATCGCAAAAGAATTGTCACTTTCTGTAAAAACCATTAGCGAATACAGGTCGAGAATTCTATTGAAGATGAAATTGCGGCACAATGCTGAATTAACGCACTATGCAATAAAAAATCAGCTTGTAGATTAA
- the greB gene encoding transcription elongation factor GreB, with product MSKAFIKESDSDDEEEFGAPAIPAGVKNYMTPEGHQRMKDEFLQLMDVERPEIVNIVHWAASNGDRSENGDYIYGKKRLREIDRRIRFLTKRLDIAEVFDPRIHHGSDQIYFGATVTYENQHGEAHTVTIVGVDEFDPLQGKISWISPVARALIKARVDDTVTLRTPGGIEELTILEVNYPA from the coding sequence ATGAGCAAAGCATTTATCAAAGAATCAGATTCCGACGACGAAGAGGAGTTCGGCGCGCCAGCCATTCCTGCGGGTGTAAAAAACTATATGACGCCGGAAGGGCATCAGCGCATGAAGGATGAGTTCTTGCAACTCATGGATGTGGAGCGGCCCGAGATCGTCAATATAGTGCACTGGGCTGCCTCCAATGGTGACCGCTCTGAGAATGGCGACTATATCTATGGCAAAAAACGCTTGCGTGAAATCGACAGGCGCATACGGTTTTTAACCAAGCGCCTCGATATTGCAGAAGTCTTCGACCCGCGTATTCATCATGGTTCTGATCAAATCTATTTTGGCGCCACTGTCACCTATGAAAACCAGCATGGTGAAGCGCATACTGTGACAATTGTCGGTGTTGATGAATTTGACCCCCTGCAAGGCAAGATCAGCTGGATTTCCCCTGTTGCCAGAGCACTCATCAAGGCAAGGGTAGATGATACGGTGACATTGCGTACCCCAGGAGGGATAGAGGAGTTGACCATACTTGAGGTCAATTACCCGGCATAA
- a CDS encoding DUF3422 family protein: protein MSLAYSKLNHPLRVPLAAEVHSRPSLRLHAPETLTHLAIFARNDAHLGGDNLLTQQVILGDFCRHFAVASPSGDAKYFFHDFGRFRLKWECHTEFATYTFVENQAEPHDSVQHETELAQVFANAPIRHLPQQWLFELQEKVMVATHVALIPAAREFNPPSPVKQIFEGGVVVGSEVLSRGEVWTDFLIQADGFSRFVVKDNGFLDQQAGRTVQRLLEIETYRMMALLGLPHAQNSSFVLNDIERDLVALTAAMTMAGNGQGEASSTDAEQSLLRQIIDLAARTEKLALENSYRFAASKAYFKLVQSRIAELREFRIEGVPTIGEFMDRRLAPAMNTCEAIVRRQETLAERIANTNDLLRTRVGIVQEQQNRKILQSMNARAGQQLRLQQAVEGLSVVAISYYMTGLVYYAGKGLKAIGLPINPDILAGLSLPVIAGVVWWGLRKLHKTIH from the coding sequence ATGTCCCTTGCATATTCCAAACTCAACCATCCCTTACGTGTGCCTCTGGCCGCAGAAGTTCATTCCAGGCCTTCGTTGCGCTTGCATGCGCCAGAGACGCTGACCCATCTGGCGATTTTTGCCAGAAATGATGCCCATCTGGGTGGTGATAACCTGCTGACCCAACAAGTCATACTGGGTGATTTTTGCCGTCATTTTGCTGTGGCGAGTCCCTCGGGTGATGCCAAGTATTTCTTCCATGATTTTGGTCGTTTCCGCCTTAAATGGGAATGCCATACAGAGTTTGCCACCTATACCTTTGTCGAAAACCAGGCCGAGCCACACGATAGCGTTCAGCATGAGACGGAGTTGGCCCAGGTATTTGCCAACGCCCCCATCCGTCATTTGCCTCAGCAATGGCTGTTTGAATTGCAAGAAAAGGTTATGGTCGCCACCCATGTTGCCCTTATCCCTGCAGCCCGGGAATTTAATCCACCTTCGCCGGTAAAGCAGATATTTGAGGGTGGGGTGGTGGTGGGTAGTGAGGTTTTGAGCCGTGGTGAAGTATGGACAGATTTTCTGATACAGGCAGATGGCTTCAGTCGCTTCGTCGTCAAGGACAATGGTTTTCTCGATCAGCAGGCGGGGCGGACGGTGCAGCGGCTACTCGAGATCGAGACCTACAGAATGATGGCACTGCTGGGTTTGCCGCATGCGCAAAATTCTTCTTTTGTATTGAATGACATAGAGAGGGATCTGGTTGCTCTGACTGCAGCAATGACGATGGCAGGCAATGGACAAGGCGAGGCAAGTTCGACTGATGCTGAACAAAGCTTGCTGCGGCAAATTATAGACCTGGCTGCCCGCACTGAAAAACTGGCGCTGGAAAACAGTTATCGCTTCGCGGCTTCCAAGGCTTATTTCAAGCTGGTGCAGTCGCGTATTGCCGAGTTGCGTGAATTCAGGATAGAAGGCGTGCCAACCATAGGTGAATTCATGGACAGACGTCTGGCACCAGCCATGAACACCTGTGAAGCTATCGTAAGACGGCAGGAAACACTGGCAGAACGTATCGCCAATACCAATGATCTGTTGCGCACCAGGGTAGGCATCGTACAGGAGCAGCAAAACCGCAAGATATTGCAAAGCATGAATGCCAGGGCGGGCCAGCAATTACGCTTGCAGCAAGCGGTCGAGGGTTTGTCTGTCGTGGCGATCAGCTATTACATGACTGGTCTGGTCTATTATGCAGGCAAAGGCCTGAAGGCTATCGGATTACCGATTAATCCAGATATTCTGGCTGGTTTGTCCTTGCCTGTGATTGCTGGTGTGGTCTGGTGGGGCCTGCGCAAATTGCACAAGACCATACACTGA
- a CDS encoding bifunctional (p)ppGpp synthetase/guanosine-3',5'-bis(diphosphate) 3'-pyrophosphohydrolase produces the protein MNLNDSHSSLESKPADSAAVALAAIRSPANSINKHSSPLDELDSIRASSTNTGVASITALTNRISEYMSASELKLVKEAYRFSDEMHLGQVRKSGEPYISHPIAVAEICAEWKLDVQAIMAALLHDVMEDQDVKKDELIERFGAPVATLVDGLSKLEKIEFQSQIEAQAENFRKMLLAMARDVRVILVKLADRLHNMRTLGFMSAEKKRRISRETMDVYVPIAHRLGLNNIYRELQDLAFSHLYPMRYRTLSKAVKAARGNRREVVNKIMDAVKTALSEAGLKAEVYGREKTLYGIYRKMHDKHLSFSQVLDVYGFRIVVSDFRDSYYALGSLHALYKPMPGKFKDYIAIPKTNGYQSLHTTLIGPYGTPVEFQIRTRDMHHVAESGVAAHWLYKNEEGSLTDLQQRTHAWLQSLLDIQKQTGDSAEFLEHVKIDLFPDSVYVFTPKSKIIALPRGATALDFAYTIHTDIGDQAIATRINHEPVPLRSELKNGDIVEIITSPNSRPTPNWLTYVRTGKARSAIRHYLRTINLNESTELGKQLLAQALVSVNLNPDLPDSLVDKLLNESSAKSLDEIHTDIGIGKRMAALVARHILDLVEDDSPSIPFQQFGDKINNKRDPVIIYGSEGLSVQLAPCCLPIPGDGIVGQLKRDQGLVVHTDDCEHAKRLHIKEPDRWIDVNWGEDLNRRFDCRIAVTVTNERGALARIAAEIGESDANISHVNMEDGDANDMTNIHFTIQIEDRTHLAKIMRNIKHLAGVTRIVREHG, from the coding sequence ATGAACCTCAATGACAGTCATTCATCTCTGGAAAGCAAACCGGCCGATTCTGCTGCAGTCGCGCTGGCTGCCATACGCAGCCCTGCGAACAGCATCAACAAACACAGTTCTCCCCTGGATGAATTAGACAGTATTCGTGCGTCATCGACGAATACCGGTGTCGCCTCCATTACGGCACTCACCAACCGCATCAGCGAATACATGTCGGCCAGTGAATTAAAACTGGTCAAGGAAGCCTATCGCTTTTCTGATGAAATGCACCTGGGTCAGGTACGCAAGTCTGGCGAGCCCTATATTTCCCACCCGATTGCCGTGGCAGAAATCTGTGCCGAATGGAAGCTGGACGTGCAAGCCATCATGGCCGCACTGCTGCATGACGTCATGGAAGATCAGGATGTCAAGAAGGATGAACTGATTGAGCGCTTTGGCGCACCAGTTGCCACCCTGGTTGATGGTCTCTCCAAGCTTGAGAAGATCGAATTCCAGAGCCAGATTGAAGCGCAGGCAGAGAATTTCCGCAAGATGCTGCTCGCCATGGCGCGGGATGTACGCGTGATTCTCGTGAAGCTGGCAGACCGCCTGCACAATATGCGCACCCTGGGTTTCATGTCGGCGGAAAAGAAGCGCCGTATTTCACGCGAAACCATGGATGTGTATGTGCCTATCGCACACAGGCTGGGGCTGAATAATATCTACCGCGAGCTGCAGGATCTGGCGTTTTCGCATCTTTACCCTATGCGTTACCGCACACTTTCAAAAGCGGTCAAGGCAGCGCGTGGCAACCGCCGGGAAGTCGTCAACAAAATCATGGATGCGGTAAAGACCGCCCTGTCCGAAGCTGGCCTCAAGGCCGAAGTGTATGGCCGCGAAAAAACCCTGTACGGTATTTACCGCAAGATGCACGACAAGCACCTGAGTTTTTCCCAAGTGCTGGATGTGTATGGTTTCCGTATCGTGGTCAGCGATTTCCGTGACAGCTATTATGCGCTGGGCAGTTTGCACGCCTTGTACAAGCCCATGCCGGGCAAGTTCAAGGACTATATTGCGATCCCCAAGACGAATGGCTATCAATCCCTGCACACCACGCTGATTGGGCCTTACGGCACGCCGGTGGAATTCCAGATACGCACGCGTGACATGCATCATGTCGCAGAATCGGGTGTTGCTGCGCACTGGCTGTACAAGAACGAAGAAGGCAGCCTGACTGACTTGCAACAGCGCACGCACGCCTGGCTGCAGTCTCTGCTGGACATACAAAAACAGACAGGAGACTCTGCCGAGTTTCTCGAGCATGTCAAAATTGATCTGTTCCCTGACTCTGTTTATGTGTTCACTCCAAAATCCAAAATTATTGCCCTGCCCCGCGGAGCAACAGCTTTGGACTTTGCCTACACCATCCATACCGATATTGGTGATCAGGCGATTGCCACACGCATCAATCACGAACCAGTGCCACTGCGTTCTGAATTGAAGAATGGTGATATCGTCGAAATCATCACTTCACCCAATTCGCGCCCTACACCAAACTGGCTGACTTATGTGCGTACTGGCAAGGCCAGGTCGGCAATACGCCATTACCTGCGTACGATCAACCTGAATGAATCGACAGAGCTGGGCAAACAATTGCTGGCGCAGGCTTTGGTGTCAGTGAATTTGAACCCTGACCTGCCAGACAGCCTGGTCGATAAATTGCTCAATGAATCCAGCGCCAAATCACTGGATGAAATTCATACCGATATTGGCATAGGCAAGCGCATGGCTGCGCTGGTGGCGAGGCATATACTGGACCTGGTGGAAGATGACTCACCGTCAATCCCCTTCCAGCAATTTGGCGACAAGATCAACAACAAGCGCGACCCCGTCATTATTTATGGCAGTGAGGGCTTGTCGGTACAATTGGCACCGTGTTGCCTGCCTATCCCGGGAGATGGCATAGTTGGTCAACTCAAGCGCGATCAGGGTCTGGTCGTGCATACGGATGATTGCGAGCATGCCAAGCGCCTGCATATCAAGGAGCCTGACCGCTGGATCGATGTCAACTGGGGTGAAGACCTGAACCGCCGCTTTGATTGCCGCATTGCGGTGACTGTGACGAATGAGCGCGGCGCCCTCGCCCGCATTGCTGCCGAGATTGGCGAATCAGATGCAAATATCAGCCATGTCAATATGGAAGATGGCGATGCCAATGACATGACCAATATTCACTTCACAATACAGATAGAAGACCGCACCCACCTGGCAAAAATCATGCGTAACATCAAGCATCTGGCTGGTGTTACGCGCATAGTCAGAGAGCACGGCTAA
- the rpoZ gene encoding DNA-directed RNA polymerase subunit omega, which translates to MARITIEDALKQIPNRFQLTLCATYRARQLLQGHTPKVDSKDKPTVIALREIAEGKVGIEMLKKVPV; encoded by the coding sequence ATGGCACGTATTACCATTGAAGACGCATTGAAACAAATCCCTAACCGCTTTCAGCTGACACTGTGCGCCACTTATCGCGCGCGCCAATTGCTGCAAGGCCACACTCCCAAGGTAGATTCCAAGGATAAGCCTACGGTAATCGCCCTGCGTGAAATCGCTGAAGGTAAAGTCGGTATAGAAATGTTGAAAAAAGTGCCGGTGTAA